In Leptotrichia buccalis C-1013-b, the genomic window ATTATAAGTGATTTTTGAAGTTATTTCATATTCTCTTTCCTTCACAACCGCTTCAATAAATTTCAAAATATCTTTTACATAATATGTTTTCTTAAATCCAGTTTTTATCCGCAAAATATAATCTGGTGCATTATTTTCCTGATTATAGTCGTATCCATATTTGTAATCACTGTAGCTTCCTTCATCAATTTCCACTTCCAGACGCATTTCCTGTCGCTCTTCAGATTCAATATTTTCACTTTCCAAATGAAAATTATAAATTTCATCAATTTTTTGAACAATATTTTCTGTATTTTCCAACATATGCTCATTATTCTTATTAAAATTGTGTAAACTTTGAGAATCTGTTTCTATCTTTATTTCATCATCTTTTGCAATATTTTTGTCATTTCCGTTAACAGTTTCAAACTCAATATTTATATTCTTAGCCTTTTTTCCATTTTTTAAAAGTTTTTCTGTTTCACTATTTTCAGAAGTATTATTTATTTTATTCAATCTTTTTTCAGGATATTCTTCTTTTATTTTTAATTTTTCTCTTGATTTATTTTTATTTGAATCTTCAAAAATTTCTTTTTCAATTTTTTTTGCCTTAATTTTTTCTTCTGCTTTTTTTTCTTCAATCAATTTTTTATTATCTTCTTCAAAATCGTCTTCAAACATCATTTCCATATCGTCTGTTCCGATAACTTTTATAATCTTCTCCGACTTGTCAGCCATCATTCCCAACGTTACAACATGTTTACAGCAATTTTGTCTATTATTTTTAAAAAAATTACACTCACAGTTTGCTTCTACAAATTCTCCTTTTTTCTGTTCTACTGTGATCGAAGTTTTACATAAATTATTTTCGTGATATTCACCTTCCACAGTCATAAAATTTCCATCGGCAAAAAGTGCTGTCAAGTTTCCTAATCTTTGATTATAATATTCCTGCCCAATTGAAAAAATACTCGGTGTTATTTGTTTTTTTAGTTCCAATGAAATACTATTTTGTCTCATTTCTCTCCCTTACTTTAGTTTTAATAATAACATTTATGTGATTTTCATCATTATCATTGCATTTTCATTTTTTCCATAATAATTTTTTCTAATTGATATTTTTTCAAATCCAATTTTTTCATAAAGTTTTAGTGCCTTTACATTTTTTTCATTTACTTCAAGCATAAATTTATTTTTAGAAAAATTTCTATTTATATTTTTCTTTACAATATCTTCCATGCTTTCCTTTAGTAATTTTTCACCAAAACTTTGCCCCTGATATTCTTTTTTTATTGCTATCTCGAAAATATCCGTGTTCTCTATTGTACCATAAAATACAATATATCCCAAGATTTTTTTTTCAGTATTATTCTTTTTTCTCAGCTTTATCACTTTTTCATTATCAACATCTGATTCTTTTTTTAACTTTATTATCTTATTATTTTCTTCTCCAAAATTAAATAAGCAGTATATCTCATACTGCCCATTTAAAATCATTTCAGAAAAATATTTATTTTCAACTTTATTTTCAAAGTTTTCATTATGAATCAGTGTCAATTCATCCACAATATTTTCCATTCTATTCAATTCTCCAATTTAATTTTATAATAACCCTATTCTACTTAATGGCCACCATCTAATTAACAGCTCACCCTTAATTCTTGGTTCAGACACAAGTCCAAAATATCTCGTATCCTTACTATTTGCCGTATTATCTCCCATAGCCATATAATAATTTTTGTCAAGCGTTATTGTTTCACCATTTAAAAGTTTCTTAAATAAATCATCATTATATTTAAAATCCATAATTGGCATAACCATTTCATCTCTGCCTTCCACTTTTAACGTGAATGTATAATAAGCATTTGTCAATACATTTGCAGGATTTGCATTCAATTCATCGTCATTTCCAATTATATCTTTAAAATTCTTATCTGTCTTTATTAATTCCAAAAATTCTTTTCCAGTAATATTTTTATACCCTTTTCCGTCATAATAGCTTTCCCAGTCTACTTGCCCTACCAAAGTTCCGTCATCAGTTTTTCCAAAAACTTTGTTAATTGCGATAATTTTATCCAATTTTACTTTATCGCCTTTTTTAGGAATATAAATTTTGTTGTTCATAAGAAGTCCTTCTGGCAAGTATACTTTTTGCGGTGTTACTTTTTCCAAAATTTCTGATTTTTTATCATTTGTCATTATAGCTCCACCAACATTTTGAAGTTTATTTGCATTAAATTCATTTACTTGCTCAGTATATTTTTTAAAATCTTCTTCAAATTTTCTTTTATCTCCAGAAAATGAAGGATAAACTGGTTTATTATCAACATTTGCTATTTCAAATTTATTTATATCCATTTTCCCTTTAGCAATTTGAAGAGTCGTTCCAGGCTCTCCGACTAATCTTTTTGTGTACATTACTTTATCTGTCATCGGTTCCTTAAAAGCTATTATTTGTCCAACTTTAGGATGTGTAAAACGGTATTTTACCATATTTGCAAAAACTCTATCCTTTATGGCAATCGTTGGCTCCATTGAACCAGATGGAATAACGTAGTTTCCAATGTAGAATACTTGAATAACCATTACTAGAATAATAGCGAGCATAGTGTTGTCGATTCTTGAAATTGCTTTTCCAAATGTACTTCTTTTTCTTTCTTCCTTTGCAATTCTTTCTTTTACTGAAATATTTTCATTTGGAAATATTTTTTTGAAAATTTCTTCTGTACTTTCATTTTTTATTTTTGATTCTGTCAATATTTTTTCCAGCTTTTTATTATCCTTCGTAACTTCCTTTAAAATTGTCTGTTCAGTAATTTCTTCCTTTGGCAAGCTTTTAAATAAATAAATAAGAATCAATGAAATCACGACATTTATTCCCAAATAAATATAAAAATTCATATCCAAAATATTAAACATCAGTCTTCCTAAAAACATCATAACAAGATTTCCCAAAAAAATCCACTCGTGTTCCGCTCTAAGCACATAAAACACCACATTTAGAATAAATACTCCATAAATTCCCCAAAGTTTAATTCTTATAATCGAATCTGGAGTTCTATCTATAAGTATAAAAAATATCGCCGTTACGACTAACGCTACTATTGTCAACATATTCCCAACCATAATATTTTTCTCATTTTTTTCAAGCGAAACCTTTTTTAATATTTCATCTTCCTTGACTCTCAAAAGATTGATAACATATTTTTCCTTAAAGAAAAAATACATTAAAATTAACGACACAATAAGATAAAATATTGTCCACAATATCATATTCATCAATTTTTTCCTTTCCTATTTTATTATAATTTTTTTATTATTATACACAATCTGACTTTACTTTTTCTAAATTTTTTCTTTGCTCCAAATAAACCAGATTAGCAAAAGTCAAATTATAAAGTCCCTTTTTTATCAAATTCACAAAATTAAAAAGAAACCAAAATTTAAGTAAAAATAATCATAAATTTAAAATATCCTAAAAATAAAAAGCTAGCAAATTGCTAGCCTTTGAGCTACTTTCTGATTTCTTTAATTCTAGCAGCTTTTCCTGATAAGTTTCTTAAGTAGTATAATTTAGCTCTTCTTACTTTACCAATTCTCTTAACTTCGATTTTTTCTACTAATGGAGAATTTAAAGGAATGATTCTTTCTACACCGATTCCTGAAGATACTTTTCTAACTGTGAAGTTTTTAGCAACGCTTCCACCAGAAACTCTAATAACTACACCTTCAAAAACCTGTATTCTTTCTTTGTTTCCCTCTTTTACTTTGTAGTGAACAGCAACTGTATCCCCTGCTTTAAATTGAGGTACGTCAGCTTTCAAATAATTTTTTTCTACTAATTCGATTAATTTCTCTTTCAAGAAATTCACTCCCTTCTTTCTAAGACATTCTTTCTATCTATACCAATTTTACCAATTTAAAAACTTTTCTTGCTTGTAAATCCTTTATAAAACTGGTAGCAACAATAAAAGCGGAATATCCTTTTTTTCAATAACTCATTAAGTTTATCATATTTTTTACTAATTTTCAAGACAATTGCAAAATTTTTTATAAATATTTTTTTAAATATCAAATATTTTATTTTTATGATTTGTATTATTAATAAAAAAATAAGAGCCTATACACTCTTATTACACATTAATATTATATTTTATAGAAGATGATGGTGGGACTGGTGGGGATCGAACCCACAACCTACCGATTAAGAGTCGGTTGCTCTGACCAGTTGAGCTACAGTCCCATGAAATTAAATTATACAAAAATCCAATTTAACAACGTAAGTATAATATCACAATTTTTTTAATTTGTCAATTCCATATTCTTAAAAATTTTCAATTTTTGTTTTTTATATTGGGAAACTTATTTATTCAGCTGCAACTGACCTCCTTTATTTTACGTTTTAATCCCTTTAATATTTAGAAGGAGTACCACTCTTCTTCTTCAACATCTCCATAAGTAGCAAAACTATTTTCAAAGTTTTCTATTCTTTCATTTGAAGGCGTGTTTGTTGCGTCAGATTCTTTCTTCAGTTTTTCAGGATTTTTTTTACTAAATTCTTCTTTCTTATATTCTTTCTCCATAAATTCCTCGGATACATTATCATAATATGTTCTTTTTAAATTTCTAGAATACAACATTATATATTTAACATTTTTTTCAATTGTTGCAGAATCGTTTGATATGTTCTTTTCAAGAATGTTACCCTTTCCATCAAGACTAATATTAAATTTTCCACCATTTTTTATGATATGCCCTGAAAAGTCCCACTGTTTTATCCCGTTGTTTTCAAGCATCATTCTACTTTCAAGTTTTATATCCTCATCCTCTCCTATGACATTTATTGTGGCATCTTCATTGAATCCATAGTGGCCAAGATTATCTTTTAGAGCAGTTGTCATAGGGGCTATAATTTCAGGCATAACTGATTCAAGAGAAACGTCTATTTTAGTAATCTCTAAATCTGCTTCATGAAGTACTCCCATTATTTCTGCTAGATATTTATATTTTGCCTTTAAAATTTTTTCATGTAGATCTTCTTTTTCTGATAAAGACTTTTCTACATATTCAACATAAAATTTTTCTATAACTCCATTTTTATTATGTGTAGTATTTACCACAGGTATTCCCTTATCATTTCTAGAAAACTCCACATCAAAACTTTCAAATTTATTTATAAATTCTTTCTTATCTATAGCTTTTTCGCGATTCTTTGTCCAGTTTGACAGCTTGTCAAATCCTTTTGAAAAGAAATCAAGTATGCTTTTGCTGTTCTTATTATGTCCCATAGTTCTGATCTCCTTAGATATTAAATTAGGATAACCTATATCTAATTTTGAAACAATATAATTTTTCTATATCTTATATCATTCTTTTATTCTTCAATTTTGATATAGATTACCCCTTTTCATGTATTTTAACACAACTTATCTGTAAAGATAAATAAAAATTTTTTAATGTTTAAAATGTCTAATTCCAGTAAATACCATTGTCATTCCGTGTTCATCGGCAGCTTCGATTGACTCTTTGTCTCTAATTGAGCCACCTGGCTGTACCAATGCTTTGATACCGTATTTTGCAGCTTCGTCTACACAGTCTCTGAACGGGAAAAATGCATCTGATGCCAGAACCGCTCCTTCTAGTGAATCTAAGTCTCCTTTGGCATGTTCAAGTGCGTGCTGAGTTGCCCAGATTCTGTTTGTCTGTCCTGTTCCAACTCCTGTTGCAGCTCCATCTTTTACGATCACAATTGCATTTGATTTTACGTGTTTTACGACTTTCATTCCAAGTTCCATATCTTTTAATTCTTGCTCTATTGGCTGTTTTTTCGTTACAATTTCCATATTGTCAATCATTTTTCGATTTGTCTGCTGAACTAATATTCCGCCATCAACTTTTACATATTCCACTTTATCCTGCGGTTTTGCAACTTCGCATTTTATTACTCTCAAATTTTTCTTGGAATTTAATATTTCCAGAGCTTCATCAGTAAATGCTGGGGCAATAACGATTTCTAAGAAAATTTTGTGCAGTTCCTGTGCAGTTTTTGCATCAATTTCTCTATTAATTGCAACAATTCCGCCAAAAATTGATACTGGATCACAATCATGGGCTTTCTTGTAAGCTGTGAAAACATCATCTGCAACTGCCACACCGCAAGGAGTAGAATGTTTTACAGCACAGCAGGCAATTTCATCAAATTCATTTGCCACTTTCCAAGCAATATCCATATCCCTGATATTATTAAACGACAATTCTTTTCCATTTAACTGAACAAAATCTTTCATACTTCCATTTTCAGTAGTTGAAACGTAGTATGCAGACGATTGGTGAGGATTTTCCCCATATCTCAAGTCAAATTTCTTTTCATACGAAACATTCAAATATTTTGGATATTCCTCTTCCAGCAAGAAATTAGATATAGCCGCATCATAAGCTGATGTCAAATTAAACACCTTCCCAGCCAATCTTTTTTTTGTTTCAAATGAAACTTCCCCATTATTTTCAATTTCTTCCATAACTTTCTCATAATCTTCTGTTTCGCAGATAACTGTAACGTCCTTGAATGATTTTGCAGCCGAACGAAGCATTGTAGGCCCGCCTATATCAACAAATTCAATTTTTTCATCAAAAGTCTTATCTGTCTGAACTTCCCTGAAAAACGGATAAAGATTAACAACAACATAATCAATCGTCTCTATTCCTTCTTTCGCAATCGTATCCATATGCTCCCTATTGTCCCTAATCGCCAAAATTCCACCATGAATATTCGGATGCAATGTTTTCACCCTTCCATCCAGCATTTCTTTAAAATTAGTAACTTCTGAAACATCTATTACAGAAAGCCCGTTTTCTTTCAAAAACTTGTAAGTTCCTCCAGTAGAAATAATTTCTACACCTTTTTGATTTAAAAACTGTGCAAATTCCAATATCCCAGTCTTATCAAAAACACTAATCAAAGCTCTTTTTTTCATTCGGCATCATTCCTCCAATATATTTTGTTAATTTATTTTATCACAAAGTACTGTATTTATCAAGGTTGTGTATTTATTAACGTTTTGAAAATTGTAAATTTAAAATTATTATATAACAATCTATAAAATTAACTATATTTTAATTATTTTGTAAGTAGAAATGGTAAAAAATATAGTATAATTAAAAGACAAATATAATTTTAAAAACAATTAAGGAGGTTTTTTTATGGGATTTATTAATCTATTTCAAATTTACTCTAAAGGAGAGAATACTATTACAAATAATATTCTATTACTTCTATCAAACTTGTATAGAATAAACCCAAAAATCTATGAATTGTTTATAAACAGTATTCTTCCAGAAAATATCAATTATGAAGTTATCCCTGTTTTTACACAGCAAAAATCGCAAGAGAAAGGAGGAATTATAGACGGACATATTCATACAAAAGCAACAAAAATCATTATTGAAACCAAAATTACAGGATTAGATAATACAAAAAAACTTATTAATTACTGCAAAAACGAAAATCCATCTGAAACAAACATATTAATTCACATAAGTCATTCTACCTTTGATGAAGCTACCATAAAATCTATAAATCAAAGAATAGGAATTTATAATTTTAATTTTGTTTCAATAACTTTTTCCGAATTAATTTCTTCCCTTCAGGAAATTGCGGACGAATATCCTTTTAATGAAGAACTATACCGTTTATCCAAAGATTTTTATTATTATTGCAGTTCAATGGGTCTAATAAAAAATGTATTCAGAATCGTTCCATGCAATAAAAGTTTTGAATTAAACGAAAAATATCATTTATACTTCCAACCTGAATCCAGAGGATATTCAAACCATCAATTTACTGGAATATATACTGCAAAAGAAGTGAAATATATTGGAAAAGTAAACAAAGTTTTTTTGGCTGAACTTACAAAAGAAGGAAAATTAATTACTAAAAAAATTTCAGGCAATGGGGAAATTACTAGCGAGGAAGAAAACAGAATAATAAGCACAATAAAATAATTTCCAGAAATTTATGGCTATGGAGATATTTCAAAAGGACATATTTTCTTTTTATTTGACGATAGTGATTTTTGTCCAACAAAATTTAAAAAAACTTCAAAATATGGTTTGCTAGGCTCTAGACTTTTTGACTTAAAAACAGATTTAGAAATTGAAAATGTAGAGAAATTATCAACTTTAGAAATTGCAGAAAAATTAAATGACATTACTTGGTAAAAATAAATTTTAAAAGATTGGAGAAGAATTATGAAAAAATTGTTGTTAATTTTAAGTTTGTTTGTTGTAAACATTGTTGGGATGGCTTATGAGAAATGTAATCCTAAAACAATCTATGAAATTAGTGTAAATGATTTAAATGGAAGTTATTTTGGACAAAACAAAAAAGATGGAACAATTATGATAAAACTTGGTAAAAATGCTAACAAAGTACAGGCAATTCACTTTGATGAAAATAGGATTTTAAATAATTGTATTCTTGATCCCAAAATAACAGAATTTCATATTGAACATGGTTTATTTATCAATGCGATGTATGCTGAAATGATGGATGGTGTATATAATAATAATCAAGACATAAAAATAGATTATGATTCGTGTCTTGAGAAAAATCATCAATTTTGTAAAATTTCTAAAGAT contains:
- the rplS gene encoding 50S ribosomal protein L19, which encodes MKEKLIELVEKNYLKADVPQFKAGDTVAVHYKVKEGNKERIQVFEGVVIRVSGGSVAKNFTVRKVSSGIGVERIIPLNSPLVEKIEVKRIGKVRRAKLYYLRNLSGKAARIKEIRK
- a CDS encoding GNAT family N-acetyltransferase; this translates as MENIVDELTLIHNENFENKVENKYFSEMILNGQYEIYCLFNFGEENNKIIKLKKESDVDNEKVIKLRKKNNTEKKILGYIVFYGTIENTDIFEIAIKKEYQGQSFGEKLLKESMEDIVKKNINRNFSKNKFMLEVNEKNVKALKLYEKIGFEKISIRKNYYGKNENAMIMMKIT
- the lepB gene encoding signal peptidase I, which gives rise to MNMILWTIFYLIVSLILMYFFFKEKYVINLLRVKEDEILKKVSLEKNEKNIMVGNMLTIVALVVTAIFFILIDRTPDSIIRIKLWGIYGVFILNVVFYVLRAEHEWIFLGNLVMMFLGRLMFNILDMNFYIYLGINVVISLILIYLFKSLPKEEITEQTILKEVTKDNKKLEKILTESKIKNESTEEIFKKIFPNENISVKERIAKEERKRSTFGKAISRIDNTMLAIILVMVIQVFYIGNYVIPSGSMEPTIAIKDRVFANMVKYRFTHPKVGQIIAFKEPMTDKVMYTKRLVGEPGTTLQIAKGKMDINKFEIANVDNKPVYPSFSGDKRKFEEDFKKYTEQVNEFNANKLQNVGGAIMTNDKKSEILEKVTPQKVYLPEGLLMNNKIYIPKKGDKVKLDKIIAINKVFGKTDDGTLVGQVDWESYYDGKGYKNITGKEFLELIKTDKNFKDIIGNDDELNANPANVLTNAYYTFTLKVEGRDEMVMPIMDFKYNDDLFKKLLNGETITLDKNYYMAMGDNTANSKDTRYFGLVSEPRIKGELLIRWWPLSRIGLL
- the purH gene encoding bifunctional phosphoribosylaminoimidazolecarboxamide formyltransferase/IMP cyclohydrolase, which translates into the protein MKKRALISVFDKTGILEFAQFLNQKGVEIISTGGTYKFLKENGLSVIDVSEVTNFKEMLDGRVKTLHPNIHGGILAIRDNREHMDTIAKEGIETIDYVVVNLYPFFREVQTDKTFDEKIEFVDIGGPTMLRSAAKSFKDVTVICETEDYEKVMEEIENNGEVSFETKKRLAGKVFNLTSAYDAAISNFLLEEEYPKYLNVSYEKKFDLRYGENPHQSSAYYVSTTENGSMKDFVQLNGKELSFNNIRDMDIAWKVANEFDEIACCAVKHSTPCGVAVADDVFTAYKKAHDCDPVSIFGGIVAINREIDAKTAQELHKIFLEIVIAPAFTDEALEILNSKKNLRVIKCEVAKPQDKVEYVKVDGGILVQQTNRKMIDNMEIVTKKQPIEQELKDMELGMKVVKHVKSNAIVIVKDGAATGVGTGQTNRIWATQHALEHAKGDLDSLEGAVLASDAFFPFRDCVDEAAKYGIKALVQPGGSIRDKESIEAADEHGMTMVFTGIRHFKH